The following is a genomic window from Antechinus flavipes isolate AdamAnt ecotype Samford, QLD, Australia chromosome 3, AdamAnt_v2, whole genome shotgun sequence.
GGGGCAGGGAGAAGGGCACTTTGGTCCAGAAAGTTACAAGATGGTAAATAGGGATAAATGAACACATTCTTTGCACTAACAATAATTGATTTGATTTTGGTTCTAGAATTTGATGGGGAAAGTACACCCAACTACAGACAAAGTAGTTGGCAAGACTGTGAAGAAGATGGCCAAAGAATAAGGAATGAAGTGAAATGTGGTCTTCTTGAACTAGCAGGCCAGGAAAGGCAGTCACCAATGAAGAAGTAAGGAGGGTCTGTGGAGGGCCTTTCCCAAAATGAAAGATGTAAAACTTCCAGGAAAACAGTCTATGGTATAATCAGGAATACTGTGAGAGAAGGCCTTCCATGAAGGGAAAATTGTTATTCAGatatttttctgtcatgtctgtctaactctttatgaccccatctgGAGAGTTTTTTGGGCAGTTACTGAAGTGGTTCACAATTTCCTTTTTgagttcattctacagatgaggaaactgaggcaaacacgatTAAATGATTTagccagagtcatacagctactaaatgtctgaggcaggatttgaactcagaaagatgaatctttctgaactCAGTCTATCCACTGCTAGCTTGAACAAAATCAGAGATATGAGAAGTGTGCTCTGGAGGGGGATGGTTATACAGTTTGGGTGGATCATTtggcataaaaaatgaaataatatgagaTAAAATGGTAAAGATAGACTTCCATCAGGTTACAAAGGGACTGAACTTTActttggaggcaatagggagccacagagGATTTTTGAGCCAAGGTAAGACATGATTTAGGCTCAAAAAGGATTATTTTGGCAACAATATGAAGGAAGTAGTTGAAGTGTAGAAAGAGTGGAGGTGTTAAAAGCTGTGGTCTTATTGTAAATATTCTAGGGGTATATAAAACTAGGTAGTCGCCTGGTTGTGAATAAGGAGATGGATACCAAGAGATACAGAAATGGAATTTATTTGATCAAATGTAAGAATTGGTGGGGAGGAAAGATTCATgggggtcatagatttagagctgaaaggaaccctAGAAATCACCAAGATCAAACTGGACCTCGTCCATGTTCTTAGGAATCTTAAGGAGAGTTTAAGTATCACACAATTGGTAtctgaagaagaatttgaatcagatcttcttaactcccAGTCCATTGTTCCACGCTGCCTTTTGAAATCAACTCCAAGGTTTTTAACATGAGGGACCAAGACACAAAGAGTGAAGTCAGAAAGAGGAGCATGTTTAAGGGGAAAGCTAATTTCTTGAGTTTTGGACAAATTCAACTTGAGGGAGGCTGTTGgaatatgtatatgaataaacgaataaaaattaaatatttagcaTTAAAGCACTGTACTAATCACTGGGGAGAAAGATACATAAAGTCAGACAGCCTCTGCCCTCCAAATTATATTCTAGTTGGAGAAGACAATACATATAGGAAAACAGCAACCTGGGGAAAAAAGTATCCTTCTAGATGTCAGGCTATTGACAAGCAATAAAGTTTGTCAGTTGGAAGACTGAAAAGTAGAGGTAGGGTAGATAGAGAGGTGGTACACTTGCTGTGGTAGGGAAGATCAAAAGGTGACCTAGGTGGGCAGCTGGATAGAACATGAAGCATAGTCTGGTCTGGTCTGGCCTAGAGAAGATTATATATAGGGTGGGAGTTACAAAGCTGAGTAGTTTCATTTCCCCAGGGACTAAGTTGTGATATTATGGACGGGCACAGATATGAATCTGGAGCTGAAAAGAGAAATCAATACCAGAGAGAGAAGTTTGGGAGATGCGTAGATATGGTAATTAAAGCCCTTGGAATTAATTTAAATGGTTGAAGAACTGAGAGGTCAGTTTGCTAGAAGGATCATCAACATAAAAATTAAAGTCTTCAAGGATGAAATCAGAGGATGAGGTGAAGGGGAAGTACCAATCTAGGTACTAAAAACACTGGGGAGAATGACCTTGAGAAGGATGGAAGAGAGTACTATAAATTATTGAATAGACCTCAAAAGAGGAATTAAGAGTCATTGAAAAGGAATGGTAAAGTTTCTTGCTATTTATAGaattgggattcttttttttttttttttttttggcaacatggcaaacacagaaatgtgttttgcattactttgtatgtataattgatatcacattacttgccttctcaatgggtggaaggaggggagagaggaaggaaaagaatttggaactcaatttcaaaaaaattaatattaaaaataaattgatgaatgagtaataataaaagagggaaaatgatgaTAGAGCATATTCTGGAATGGATTAAGTCACAAACGGACTCAATAATTGTCTGGCAAACCTTTTAGTCATCTATTATTGATTCTCTATCACAATACCCATAGTAAGCACTCCAAACCTTCTCATAACCCAACCCTTCAATATGATCctattccttctttctcaaaagaAAGCCTCTATTCCTCCTTTACTAAGAGTACCAAGGCCAGCGGTCCTGGATTCCTTGTCTCTCCTCCTTTGTACCTCAAaacctctctccatcttttcccatTCTGTCTTATTTTGAAAATCAGGTGTAACTTCCTTTCGAGAAGGCTAACCTTTGTGTCCtttattctatctcttcctgtaCTTGCTCCATCAATCAttcacttctctctctcattttatcctctcatTCTTTTTGGCTCTTTTCCCAATGCTTACAAACATGTTCCCAACTTAGAAAACCTTCACTTAACTCTACCTTCCTTTGAGTTATCATCCTATATATTCCTTTTCCTGCCAAGCCTCTAGAAAGGATCCAAATGGATACTTTCTTATTGCCTCACTCTTCACTCCACTATAATCTGCTTCTATTTCTACTATTCTATTGAAACAGATTGACTGAAAAGTAACAAcaacataacaataataaataacagtGTTTCCATAttgctttgaggtttacaaaatacttttcaaatctaTCATTTCACCTAgggagataagtactattataatgtccattttacagataaggaaactgagacaatagCAGCTAAGTGACTCATCCACTAGCTAGGAAGAATCTAAGGCAAGATCTgatttcaggttttcctgactccaaatcttgcATTCTATTTATTGTGCCTCCTCTACACACAGATAACTCCTTAATGGCCATCTAAACAACCAAATCCAATGGTGTTTTTTCtgtcctcattctccttgatttCTTCTATAACCTCAAACACTTTCAACCATTCCATCCTTCTGAAGAGTCCCTCCTCTCTTGTTTTCTGTAacctttctttctcctggtttgTCTACTATGTGTGTAAATGCTCCTCAGGTCTATTTGTTGAagcttctttcatttctttttaagtgAGAATGTCCCACAAGGTTCTGTCTTCTCagctttcttgtcttttttctctacACTCTATTCCTTGGATATCTCATCTCATCTACTCAGCTAAGTTCAATTATCCCAGCTGATTCCCAAAGCTACGTATCCAGACCCAAGATTTCTCCTACCCTCCAAATCTGTGAATACAACTGTCCACAGATACCTCAAGCTCAAACGAATTCATCTTTGCTGCTAAGTTTCTCTCAGCTTCCCTATTTCTGCTGAAATTGAGTTTCATTGTGGTGGAGGATGATAAATAAAGACAGCCTTATTTCCCACTAGCATCCTTCATGTGCTTTAGATTCCAGTCACACTGGAATTTCCCAATCTTGTATCTCTACATATGAAGACAAGCAATGAGACCACTTCCCCTGACTATAAGTGATCTCCACTTCCTCACATTTTCCTAGGGAATTTGTTTGGATCTCCCCTTTGACTGTCATATACtgcttttttattgtattaaccCACATACAGAATAAAACTCTTCATTATATGTCACATCCTGGCCTCCATCTCTTGCAATCCTGAACTTCCTTTAGACCTCAACTCTAACGTGATCTCCTACCTGAGATTTCTCCTGACTTCCCCTAGCTGCTCCCCTACCAAATGAAATTTGTATTTTCCATCAATCAAcaacatgtattaagtgtctactatataccaggcactgtggaTACATGTACAAAGGACAAAATGAACCCTACTAACAActagaacttacattctaacaagGAAGGCAAATACgtgtctctctcttcccaccccctttaattcctttcttgctttctttttctctctttgtctctctggctttctctctttttctcttgtctctgttgctccttatttccttctttcttctgtctttgtgtctctttttctcttcttctctctctcccctatctccttcctctctttcttttctctttccctccctccctctctctctttctctcttctctttttctttttgtctttctctctctcttctttttctttttgtctctgtctctgtctctctcatacacacacacacacacacacacacacacacacacacacacacaattgggaATTCTTTGACAGTAGttgctttgaatttctttttatccttagtACAAATTATctagcatataataagtgcttaataaatgctggataACAGAGGAGGAAGATGGGATCATAGGTTAGGAACGGAGAGAAATTTACTTTGCTTGGatcacagaaaacaaaaagagaaatgtcCAATGAAGCTGGAAAGGTAGACGGGGGCTGTTATGtaggagaataagcatttattaaaaatgcctactgtgtgttaGGCACTTGACAAATCTcactgatcctcacaacaaccctgagatgtAGGTATtttgattatcctcatttttcagtttaggagactgagatagacagagattaagtgaattggcCAGAtacacacagctagaaagtgtctaaagttttatttgaactcagatctttctgatttgaactcaggcctaaCAATCTATCTACCATGGCATCTGATTGTTCCATACAGCTATAGAGCTTTATAAACTAAACAGATGAATTTGTATTGTACCTTAAATACAATAAGAATTGATTAAAAGTCATGTGGTCGAATATGTGcctgaggaaaattattttgaaatcaaCTGGAATAGGGAAAGACAAGGCAGGGACACCAATTAGGAGGCAATTGTAAAAATCTAGGTAAGAAGTGCGGATGACCTGAAGTAAGGCAGTAACTAATCTATCTATATAATAGAATAGATTCTATTATCTATCTAAATATTTTGTAACTAATTATATACGCATTTGTTGCCTCTCTTGATAGATTATAATCTCCTTGACGACAAGCAGGGATTGATTTTCTGTGTCTAGCATTTTGTACCACCATGTCTGACATACagtagattctttaaaaaatgcttgctcACCAATTGAGCAATTAGATTGTGAGTATAGACTTGAGTTAAACTGCATTAAAGCAATCTTACTATATTCCTTTAATTTAACAATCTTAATGTACAAATCAgtacatttactgataataaatcataattttgcatcCCCCAATTTAATTAGATGACCTTATATGGGGtgtaacccacagtttaagaagatttGGTCTAGATCACACAGTGAACTTTGAAAAAGACACCTTTAGATCTAAATCCtggaggaaagatttttttttcttatttctacacACAGGAAGGGTCAGAAAAGCTTTCCTGTTTATTCATTCTTCCAGAAATCCCACTATAGTAACACCTGCCCATGGAACATAGTGTCTCATACAAAGTAAGTAGTTAATTTGCTTGTGTGCTAACAGACATGAtctaacaaaatattttcttcttgaaaagtcttatcaaaatatacttttagaatctatatgtacaaaaatacatatagcCTCTCTTTGTTATGGTACCAAAGTAGAACCTGCCCAATTTTGGAGAGTTCCCACCTATTGGAGAATGGTAAACAaagatgaatataatggaatattattgtgccataagaaatgatagaaTGGGCAGTTTAAGAGGAATCTGGAAAGACCTTTATGAACTGAGGTGGAAGGAAGTGAGCAAAGTTAGAACAATTTATGAAATAAcattatggaggaaaaaaaaaaaactttgatagaCTTTAGACCTCTTATTAATGCAATGATAAACTATGAGTCCAAAGGACTGAAAATTAGTTCATTCACCTCCTATCAGAAAAGGgatgaatttaaaatttagaacAAGACATGAATACCTGAACATGGCCAACGCTGGAATCTGTTTTGCTGGATTGTCCACCTTTATTGTGAAGATTTtggttattttgcttttttcattgttCTGTTGAAGAGATAGATATTatgtaggaaggagagaaaaaaaatacttttgtttaAAAAGTATTTGGATTGTCCCATAAAATCTGAAACATGGCAAATATACAAATGTGAATTTTGTGGAGAAACTTTTGAGCAGGCTGGACTCTTGATGGACTTGGGTTTTAGGGGTGAGGACTGTAATGTTCCATCTAATCCACTGAAGTAATAACCAAGTGACATAATCTGTGGGATGCtggtaaaattgtcatttggTGTTCAAGCAAGAGTCTGAAAACTCAAGAAAATTGcttattcaaaatttatttcaccaaagttagaaaaacaacagccttacaaaaaaaaaacaaaggtatTTATGACATCTGCAAAATCAATTATCATTCTGCATCATCTCATGCTAAACCATAACTCTATCATTGCACAAAGTAAACAACATACAGACATAACATGAAATCATGGAAGTTGATATTAAAATCATGGGACTGACAGCCAATAAGTTCTACACTGGCCAAGTGTAATAGGTCTGCTTCACTTTAGCCTGTGATGACTGCTATAGAAAGAGCAGAAATTGGTTCTTCCAGGACGCTCCCCATTGATGGCCAGAGAGTTAACTGGAACCACCAAGTCTTCTAGGGTCTCCCATTCTATCAAATTGCATGTAGATTCCATCAGCAAACATGAACAGCATTATTTTGACATGACACCCACCTGAACTGAGTTTTCCCTGGAAGGAGTCATGCTTTTTCTCCATAGGGCACAACAACTACAAATGGTGAAAAGAAGCTCATATTCCCATAGTGATCACTGCTACACACTATATAGCAAGCAATCTCCCTTCATGCATGGgatgaatcaaagaaaaagatgacGATTTCCTCATCTCTGCTCAACCAAGAAAGCATTGCTAAGCTCTGGCCCTTAAGCAATGAGAACTCTACTCAAGTCTCAGCAGAGCAGAGATTTATATAATCTCTTATGCTAACCTTGCCGACTAGATAGAGAGAGGTGGGTTAAGTGACATAGTAcaatttaatgaatttaaaactAGTTGaagttcctcccccccccaaaaaaaaaaaaaaaaagccattaataAGTAATTGGACATCAAATTgcagttgttgggttttttttttttttttttttcagtagtggAATTTTTTatggtcccatttggggttttcttggtagagatgctGGAGtactttaccatttccttctccagctcattttacagatgaggaaaccgaggcaaactgggttaattgacttgatcagggtcatacagcaagtaaatatctgagactagatttgaattcatgaagatgaaccATTAATAAATGTCAACTTGCAAGGCCATCTCTTGAACATCTCATCATGGTTTGGTTCTGCTGAATATCTTTATCAATGAAATAAGTAAAGCCATAGATGGTAAGCTTATAGTATTTACAGAAGACACAAAACTTGGATGGACAGTTTACATGCTAGAGGATGGTCAGGATGCAAAAAGATACAGATGCTATTAATTAGATCTAGACAAAACAGGACTCAAATATTACTGTTTGAGGTCCAAATCCAGCCCACCATTTTCATGAGACAGGTAAGAGCCAGATTTAGCCCAAGAGTCAATTACCATTTCCTGGGCTTGAACTTGGGTAGACTTTAATAAGATAAAACtggagataaatataaattcttacaCTTAGCTTCAAGAAATCAACTTGGCAAGTACAAACCAGAGGGAGATGACTATAAAAAAGATCAGGGAGGTTTTTTTTGTAGTATAAGTTTAAAATCAGTCAGCATGATAAAGGAGTCAAAAAAGCTTTTGCCATCTTAGACCACATGAAGAGAGACATAGAACATTTAGTATGAAGGTGATGGTTTCATTAACTAGCCCCTACTGGATGACATCTGACATCCGAAGTAGTATTTTTAGTTCTAGGCATTACATATTAAAGAGGATATTGATAAACTGGAGAGCATCTAGCACCTTCTCGCTGCTGATAATTTCCATTTAAACTACATGTAACTtacaagctatatatatataattgtttgcatgttgtcttccctgtTAGAGTGGGAGTTTCTTGACTGTATTTGCCTTTTTTTGAATCTCCAGAacttagaacagtgtctggcacacagtggTAGCTTAaaaaacatttgttgattgaCACTGAAAGTCTGTGTCTCTGTGAAATGCCCTTATTGTCCAGGTAGACATTTCTTTAACTCCAAAATGAGAGTTGGGCTTAAGTACATCTCAGGTTGAACAAAATCATCTCCACATCACAGTCCCATGAATGTATAGTACAGTACACAGGATGATATTAGAAACACAAGCATATGCCTCCATGAGAAACATGGAAGCTTTTCAATGCAAAACTATAGAAGGGAATCTGCTTTTTTAAATAACCCAGATGTTTTTGCTGAAAGGCAGTGCTCCAGATTGACTGCAACTCTGTTGTTGGTTTTGATTAGAAAGCACCAGAAGGAGAGTATTTTTCAAGATAGGCACCataaaaacatgcatatatacagcACATGCACCTGATtggaatagaaggaaaaaacctGATTGTATACCTACAAATATAACTCTGTGTCCTTTTCCTTTGGAGGATTTATTTCTGTAAATCATGGAACTAACAGCTTTCCTGCCTTATTCATTAAGAAAACAAACACCCAAAGAAATCTGTATTATTTAGCTGTTGTCTTGAGTAGAAGGTTAACGCAACCTCAGATATAACAAAAGAATGGAGCTAAAAATGATATTCAGCTTCTGAGAGGCTAAGAAGGTGTTCAGTATACCTTGGAACAGCAGCCTCAGATACACTAATGCTGCCTATAAAAGAAGGGTCAGACATATGGTCTCTGGGCAGCCTATCAGCCCAAACCACATGGGAATGTAATTGGAAATGCTATAAAACATGGACaatgttaatatgtagttttctaagtcaatatgcaccCATAGGGATCCTTATATATCCACATCtaaagatatgtatgtgtgtgtgtgtgtctatatacacatacatccatATCCATTTCAAGGTGAGTTTGACAATACTGTCTACATTTTCATAAATTAAATATTGGACAGGTAGGAGAGACTGGAAGGCAGGGAGAAATATAAACTTAAAGCCAAGTCAATAGCTTTGCAATAATATCATATactctattttaaaagaaaaccctTCTATTCATAATGATTCTGTTCTATTAgtatgtaagcttcttgaaagcaaggacagtgtttttgtttttcttggtaaaCCAGTGCTTAGAAAAGTGTCTGACAtagagtaaatgtttaataaatgctcattggccAATTGACTCTCATCTGTCAGCACTGAGATATAGTATTTATGAGCATTCTGTTCCACATTCATGGTAGCATTCTAAGCTGGGCTAGAATGTCATATGGTTCCCTTCTGAAAGGAGACTTTAATATAGACCTTGGCCAGCTCCCATGGGGTCAGATAGTGACTGAGCAAACCTAGTGGtgcttttctcttcctccaaagGATGGCTAGGATAATTAAAAGAGCAGCCTTTGTGTCTCAAAGCACAGACTTTGTATCTCAAAGCACAGATAACAGGTCTTCTTGGCATTTTAAAATAGCCAGTCAGGCCTTGGATCCTGTAACACTGAGTGGTTGTAGTGACTGACAATCAGTATATTTGGATGctaataatgggaataataaaatatgataatgatataataataactgGAATTTCTATGGAATTTCAAAGgctgcaaagtactttatatacatcttttcatttgagcttcacaacagcCAGGTGAGGTAAATACTTCCCACAAGAAaagtctttcccctttcccttttcctttctatccctacctcaagaaaaaaacaaaacaaagcaacatTCCTTATGGATGAAATTCTGAATGTAAAAGATGGCAAATGAGAACAAGAAAGTGGTGTCCCTACCAAAGCAATATATATGTTTAGAACAAaggttctaattttattttttggatcatGGGCCTTTTTGGGAGTTTAGTAAAGTTTATGACccctttcagaataatgtttttaaatacagaaaataaaataaaatatgtagaactgcaaaggaaaccaatgataTTGAAACaaagctatcaaaatatttttaaaaaaacaggttCACAAACCCCAGGAATCCTTTCTCTTTTGGAAGGTATCCATAAGGGCATTTTCATGATTCTTCATTGTTTTTCTGAATGAGTGTGGTTATTGTCTTTCCATTGAAATGGGACCTGTGTATTAGTCTTCCTCAATAGTATACCTTTGCCTGGAACAGACATATATGCAACAGCTACAAAAGATGAGCAAGAACAGCACTGAATGACTTATAACCAAGACACTCACAGCAAAGAGGTACAGGGTTTTATCACAGTAATCTTGAGGCTGGTGGAATGGAGGAATGAAATTTGGCATGTAGATGGAAAAGACCCAGTAGTTGCCCAGTATGAAccagatgaagaggaagaggctGAGGATGAGGTGGATATAGTACTTATGAGCGTTCTGTCTCCAGGgatattcatcatcatcatcgtcatcgaTCACAACAGACTTGGAGAGTAGCTGTCTCATCTTGGTGGAGTCATAGAGCAGAAGAGAGACCTGTGATATAGATAGACAGGcagagaggggatggggaggaggaggaggaagaggaagaggagagaagagaatgtcaTAGATCAGAAAGATGGAAGGGAGGTGAATTTTTTGTGTTCCCCTTGTGATAAGACTATGGATGAAGACCTGGATAAAACCTAAGAGATCACTGGATCCAACtgcctcaaattttttaaaaacaaatttgttttgGATCAGCTGGGTGGCAAGGTGGATGGGGCCCTGACTTTGGGGTCAGGAAACCTGATTTCAAACCCAGAAAAAAAGTTGAGTTCCTTCTTATTTCCATtagcagaatgtaagctccttgagggcaggcacattctcttttatttgtatccccagtgcctagtgCAAAAGTGGGAacttaatgaattctttttaatttattgttttatgaacTATggaagtcatttcacttctttctctAAAACATGAGTAATAATATCTATTCCTAAGTCCTTGTCTCAGAGGAAGACTGTGAGAACAAAAGGCATTATGCAGGGATGGGCTAAAGTCAGActaaaatgggattttaaaattttcccacttcaggaatttatgaaaaaaaatagttggagaaaaaattaataatgcaaattaaacttaaacatgtgttgaagttttttttttttttttaagaggtctaattgttaaatatttattagcatacccctggtattatataaaaagagaagattaagCTTACCTTTTGGGCCATCCTTCCTCTTCTCACTCCCTTCTCTGTTTATAGGTCCAGGAGAGGGAGGACTAGATTCCTACTCCCCTTGCTACTTTAAACATGCAGGAATCTCCATTGAGATTCCAATTAGATAGAAAATACTCCAGCTTTTCTTAATGAAGAAGATTCAGTATATCACACCAGGGTTAAGTGTGCCAGAAACAGGAAGTCTTATAATTCCAGCCTGTCATTAAACAGTTACTGTTTTCCCTGTAAAGGTTTCCTTACCCagatgtgcatatgtgtatataaatggtAGCTGCACAAGAACAGAGCTCTCAGGGCAATTTTCATGAGGCCAGTTTTTCTGCTGCCCCCATCACATTATTTAACACTATTTAACAATAGTTAGCCTTTTAATTTAACCTTTAtttaacaatagctaacatttttatgttgctttaaagtttatagaacactttacatatatattatcttatctgTACATTCTTACCATGACTCTATGAGGTAAGACTATTATTATGAGgtgagaatattattattattcccattttacagctgagaaaatgaaggatgagagggaagtaaagtgacttgtccctgGTTACCCAGCCAGCATTTCAAGTTCAGCATCCTACTGTCCTATCCCACTAAAAGAAGATCTGCTTATCCCTAGCAGGGGAATAAGGTTGCACAGTAGAAAGGATAGGAAGGGCGAGATTAGGCTAGCAGAGAAGAGGGGAGCAGAGGAGAAGGGAACTGAAAATAGAACCAATTCTAGATGAGACACCACAGTAAGGAAAGTTCAGGGAGAGTGTTTTTTAGCATCCACCATTTTTTGCTCCCATCAAAAATAAGCccattctctgtctcatttcctGGTGTTCTTTGCTATCTGGCCACTAAAttcagatggttctggaggacaaa
Proteins encoded in this region:
- the TMEM272 gene encoding transmembrane protein 272, encoding MPGGLEKACHRCISTIASNACFIFALLAFLALPLSMAFTGMKFLEDCPIEPLIPLYLLVGGIIGSLKVSLLLYDSTKMRQLLSKSVVIDDDDDDEYPWRQNAHKYYIHLILSLFLFIWFILGNYWVFSIYMPNFIPPFHQPQDYCDKTLYLFAVSVLVISHSVLFLLIFCSCCIYVCSRQRYTIEED